In Patescibacteria group bacterium, one DNA window encodes the following:
- a CDS encoding lamin tail domain-containing protein, translating into MRQRSRFAIPTVSILVLATFLIGATAAAQTADLEQNPSVCSCTCADATVVGEPAATETTSENIATPTETTTTTTADAAAITSPSTLRISELLPDPVGRDTDGEFIELENYGTTDANLADCLLRIPGKHDYTLPEITLAARSFHYFLFAETGLTLTNSGGMLELSCAENQLARVSYSGPVEDGSAYAIDASGIWSWTTGPTPGQANVFPVAAAPPTEQTAAAAPEATPVAAETIETTASAATDRTTADVATPDPPPAEVTVAINEFLPDPIGSDDLEWIELRNDGEYPVDLAGWQLDDAEGGSRPYVFPATTVIADHGLLLVARSSSGLALNNNGDQVRLFNAAGQMVSAATYDQAQEGDSFAWSGQIWVWSEPTPGLPNSAVVMTAAATADPEAVVSTTEETSASDDEPAAPPPLTIADAVALAESDQVLVRGVVNISPGAISKTIFGIQDPDGSAGLTVRLYGTPERPPAVGDEVELTGRLTTGSPGPRLSVSAKTGLKVIRPGMTLEPRVVGSADLPDLDGPLLVNISGEVSKIGSTWFKLIDESGETELMVRYAKTSPAPRLNLNDRIELTGVFRNRSASPELFLTRSPRLLPAPVIAEPEKETARAADALNINLSPAVELPAIRAANWLWPLAATAAGAAVAGGAYLIRRRKYQFSEELAADIDK; encoded by the coding sequence ATGCGCCAACGTTCGCGGTTCGCGATACCCACCGTCTCGATCCTCGTCTTAGCGACATTCCTCATCGGCGCGACCGCCGCGGCTCAGACGGCTGATCTGGAACAGAACCCGTCCGTCTGCAGTTGTACCTGTGCCGACGCGACGGTCGTCGGCGAACCAGCGGCCACGGAAACCACGAGCGAAAATATCGCGACTCCGACCGAAACGACAACAACGACTACCGCAGATGCGGCAGCGATCACTAGCCCGTCTACCTTGCGTATCAGCGAACTGCTGCCGGATCCGGTCGGACGCGATACTGACGGCGAATTCATCGAACTCGAGAATTACGGGACGACGGACGCCAACCTGGCCGACTGCCTGCTTCGGATCCCCGGCAAACACGACTACACGTTACCCGAGATCACACTGGCGGCCCGCAGCTTCCATTACTTCCTTTTCGCGGAAACCGGACTGACGCTCACGAACAGCGGAGGGATGCTGGAATTATCCTGCGCTGAAAACCAGCTGGCGCGCGTCAGCTACTCCGGTCCGGTCGAAGATGGTTCGGCTTACGCGATCGACGCGAGCGGGATCTGGAGTTGGACGACCGGACCGACGCCGGGACAAGCCAATGTCTTTCCGGTCGCGGCAGCGCCGCCAACAGAACAGACAGCGGCCGCCGCTCCCGAGGCGACGCCGGTCGCAGCGGAAACCATTGAAACGACCGCGAGCGCAGCGACCGACAGAACGACCGCTGACGTCGCAACACCGGATCCGCCGCCGGCTGAAGTGACGGTGGCGATCAATGAATTCCTGCCCGACCCGATCGGCAGCGACGACTTGGAATGGATCGAGTTGCGCAACGACGGCGAATACCCGGTCGACCTGGCCGGCTGGCAGCTGGATGATGCCGAAGGGGGCAGTCGTCCCTACGTCTTCCCGGCCACGACCGTCATCGCGGACCACGGACTACTGCTCGTCGCCAGATCGTCGTCCGGCCTGGCCCTGAACAATAACGGCGATCAGGTTCGCCTATTCAATGCGGCCGGACAAATGGTCTCCGCCGCGACCTACGACCAAGCTCAAGAAGGCGATTCCTTCGCTTGGTCTGGCCAAATCTGGGTTTGGTCGGAACCGACGCCGGGGCTGCCGAATTCGGCCGTTGTCATGACTGCGGCCGCCACTGCTGATCCCGAAGCTGTCGTTTCCACGACCGAGGAAACGAGCGCGTCCGATGACGAACCGGCGGCCCCGCCGCCGCTCACCATCGCCGACGCGGTCGCGCTGGCGGAAAGCGACCAAGTGCTAGTGCGCGGCGTGGTGAATATCTCGCCAGGCGCGATTTCCAAGACGATCTTCGGAATCCAGGATCCGGACGGCAGCGCCGGCCTCACGGTCAGATTATACGGAACACCGGAGCGTCCGCCGGCCGTCGGAGACGAAGTTGAATTGACCGGGCGCCTAACGACCGGCTCGCCAGGGCCACGCCTCAGCGTGTCGGCCAAAACCGGCTTGAAAGTGATCCGGCCAGGAATGACTCTGGAACCACGCGTGGTTGGTTCAGCTGACCTACCTGATCTGGACGGACCACTGCTCGTGAATATTTCCGGCGAGGTGTCCAAGATCGGTTCGACCTGGTTCAAACTGATTGACGAAAGCGGCGAAACCGAACTCATGGTCCGCTACGCGAAAACATCGCCGGCGCCGCGGCTGAACCTGAACGACCGGATCGAACTGACCGGCGTGTTCCGGAACAGATCCGCGTCGCCGGAATTATTCCTGACGCGCTCACCCCGACTGCTACCCGCGCCAGTGATTGCGGAACCTGAAAAAGAAACGGCGCGTGCAGCCGATGCTTTGAATATCAATCTGTCTCCCGCCGTCGAGCTGCCAGCCATCCGAGCGGCCAACTGGCTCTGGCCGCTGGCCGCGACCGCAGCTGGAGCGGCGGTGGCGGGCGGCGCGTACCTGATTCGGCGGCGAAAATATCAATTCAGCGAAGAATTGGCCGCTGACATTGACAAATAA
- a CDS encoding 23S rRNA (pseudouridine(1915)-N(3))-methyltransferase RlmH: MLKITVLTVGKLKEDHWQAAQAEFLKRLRPFAKIEVVEVAAAPITPSFGPERSMADEAARLIARLPKDAAVITLDRRGEKTDSESLAKWLETSGASGRHLVFVIGGAAGLDGKISTLAQKKISLSGLTFTHEMARIILLEQLYRSATISAGKKYHY, from the coding sequence ATGCTGAAAATCACTGTTCTGACGGTCGGAAAACTTAAGGAAGACCACTGGCAAGCGGCTCAGGCCGAATTCCTGAAAAGGCTGCGGCCGTTCGCCAAGATCGAGGTCGTGGAAGTGGCGGCGGCGCCGATCACGCCTTCTTTCGGACCGGAAAGATCCATGGCGGATGAGGCTGCGCGGCTGATTGCCCGATTGCCGAAGGATGCCGCGGTCATCACTCTCGATCGCCGCGGCGAAAAGACTGATTCCGAGAGCTTGGCGAAATGGCTCGAGACGAGCGGTGCTTCGGGCCGGCATCTGGTCTTCGTGATCGGCGGCGCGGCCGGACTCGACGGCAAGATCAGCACCTTGGCCCAAAAGAAGATCTCCCTCTCCGGGCTGACCTTCACTCACGAAATGGCGCGGATCATCCTGCTCGAACAGCTGTACCGCTCTGCGACCATTTCAGCGGGCAAGAAATACCATTATTGA
- a CDS encoding alpha/beta fold hydrolase gives MKNATEVVLLHGYAENPTKIWFPWLHQLLEERSIRVWAPFFPDPLKPSYSRWLNMASKRAADWDSSTIVIGHSLGGVTALRALEFAAKKPIRALITVGSPFAATVNLKPLTNFFEHRVDWELVRSRAEKFIAIQSKNDPLVPFDHAIRYKEALGSRVIMTERDNHFIGRTNKVLWETLRRML, from the coding sequence ATGAAGAATGCCACCGAGGTCGTGTTACTCCACGGCTACGCCGAAAATCCGACCAAGATCTGGTTCCCTTGGCTGCACCAATTGCTGGAAGAACGCAGCATCCGAGTCTGGGCGCCATTCTTCCCCGATCCGCTGAAACCAAGCTATAGCCGCTGGCTGAACATGGCGTCTAAACGTGCCGCCGACTGGGACAGTTCGACCATCGTCATCGGCCACAGCCTCGGCGGCGTCACCGCGCTCCGGGCTTTGGAATTCGCCGCCAAGAAACCGATCCGCGCGCTCATCACCGTCGGCTCGCCTTTCGCCGCCACCGTCAACCTGAAACCGCTGACGAACTTTTTCGAACATCGCGTCGACTGGGAGCTGGTGCGTTCGCGGGCGGAAAAATTCATCGCCATCCAATCCAAGAACGATCCGCTCGTGCCGTTCGATCACGCGATAAGATACAAAGAAGCGCTCGGATCAAGAGTGATCATGACCGAACGTGACAACCACTTCATCGGCAGGACGAACAAGGTGCTCTGGGAGACACTGAGGCGGATGTTGTGA
- a CDS encoding sensor domain-containing diguanylate cyclase, translated as MERIVAHACENKRQKATARGNESSAPGWFRRVLIRLAGFVLKLAQSALGRLDIGSRQDRLVARQQILAQPALLSYVFDSASDAIIVSDLRGTITMFNKGAEDIFEIEADLAKGDNLFRLCTERVRINGPDVSQMLCQNSEIRNLRTQFVGLRGKMTPGLLTLNFVCDDQGREVAIVAVIKDNTEVEKLTHTDALTGLYNRRYFDHKIREEYNMLSRGQIREMTLLFLDIDFFGNFNKEYGHQIGDLVLQKVGEVLMNTVRISDAATRYGGEEFAVIAPLTNEAGGQLLAERIRQRISEIRISIPGKKDVRITASIGVKTHRYQEQETVTVLIQQANMAMLEAKRAGRNRTHIG; from the coding sequence ATGGAACGCATCGTTGCCCACGCTTGTGAGAACAAGCGCCAAAAAGCGACAGCGCGGGGGAACGAGAGTTCCGCTCCGGGCTGGTTCCGCCGTGTCTTGATCCGGCTCGCTGGTTTCGTCTTGAAGCTTGCGCAGTCGGCGCTCGGACGCCTCGATATCGGATCGCGCCAAGACCGGCTCGTGGCCCGGCAGCAGATCCTCGCGCAGCCCGCCCTGCTGAGCTATGTGTTCGATTCCGCGAGCGACGCGATCATCGTGTCGGATCTGCGCGGCACGATCACCATGTTCAACAAGGGAGCCGAGGATATCTTCGAGATCGAGGCCGATCTGGCCAAGGGCGATAACTTGTTCCGGCTCTGCACCGAACGCGTACGGATCAATGGTCCGGACGTGAGCCAGATGCTCTGCCAGAACAGCGAGATCCGCAACCTGCGCACCCAGTTCGTGGGCTTGCGCGGCAAGATGACCCCGGGTCTGCTCACGTTGAATTTCGTGTGCGACGACCAGGGTCGGGAAGTGGCGATCGTCGCCGTGATCAAGGATAACACCGAGGTCGAGAAATTGACCCACACTGATGCCCTGACCGGTTTGTACAATCGCCGCTACTTCGATCACAAGATCAGGGAAGAGTACAATATGCTTTCCCGCGGCCAGATCCGCGAGATGACGCTCTTGTTCCTGGACATCGATTTCTTCGGGAACTTCAACAAGGAGTACGGCCACCAGATCGGAGATCTGGTCCTCCAGAAGGTCGGCGAAGTGCTGATGAATACCGTCCGCATCAGCGATGCGGCGACGCGTTACGGCGGCGAAGAGTTCGCCGTGATCGCGCCGCTCACGAACGAAGCTGGCGGACAGCTCCTGGCGGAACGCATCCGCCAGCGCATCTCGGAGATCCGGATCAGCATTCCCGGTAAGAAGGACGTCCGGATCACCGCTTCGATCGGGGTGAAGACGCACCGCTACCAGGAGCAGGAAACAGTCACGGTTCTCATCCAGCAGGCGAATATGGCCATGCTTGAAGCCAAGCGCGCGGGACGTAACCGCACGCATATCGGCTAG